Proteins encoded in a region of the Elizabethkingia bruuniana genome:
- a CDS encoding DUF1345 domain-containing protein gives MNSILNIIKKLRPIHRVMLSIIISGLIFVIVPSELPVLPRILITWLGFAITYISICWITIFTMNVTEIIRKASIEDGSKAFVFLFVILASFACLFTVLLMVMGFNDKNISQWFMVLIAVGSMISSWALVHTLYIFHYAHLYYKTKGGKGLDYPGDEKPDYLDFAYFSFVMGCTFQVSDVEISSKEIRRVALFHGLLSFALNTFVVALTINIIAGLIH, from the coding sequence ATGAACTCAATCCTAAACATCATAAAAAAACTGCGTCCAATCCATCGTGTGATGCTTTCCATTATTATTTCAGGTCTTATTTTTGTCATTGTACCATCAGAACTTCCTGTACTTCCGCGAATACTGATTACATGGTTGGGATTTGCTATTACTTACATTTCAATATGCTGGATCACAATATTTACAATGAATGTTACCGAAATAATAAGAAAAGCCAGTATAGAAGACGGAAGCAAAGCATTTGTATTTCTATTTGTTATTCTGGCCTCATTCGCATGTTTATTCACCGTACTTCTTATGGTAATGGGATTTAATGATAAAAATATCAGCCAATGGTTTATGGTTCTTATTGCTGTAGGCAGCATGATTTCTTCATGGGCACTGGTACACACATTATACATTTTTCATTATGCACATTTGTATTACAAGACAAAAGGAGGAAAAGGTTTAGACTATCCTGGAGATGAGAAACCTGATTATCTGGACTTTGCTTACTTTTCCTTTGTTATGGGGTGTACATTTCAGGTTTCCGATGTGGAAATTTCATCTAAAGAAATCCGTCGTGTAGCATTGTTTCATGGTTTACTTTCCTTTGCTCTCAATACTTTTGTTGTAGCGCTAACTATAAATATTATAGCAGGCCTTATTCACTAA
- a CDS encoding helix-turn-helix transcriptional regulator, whose protein sequence is MSSDIVKRFDRIMAIFIHLQSRRTVRAQDLADRFEVSLRTIYRDIKSLEQAGIPIYSEAGTGYELMEGYKLPPVMFSQEEALSFIAAEKLMDRFIDEGLKQNFLSATYKIKSVLRMSEKDLLSTLENQIIIHKPQHSTSVQKAPDHTMETLFNAIAQQKQVRIDYKGVQDSKCQERIIEPVGLFYEQGHWYIQAYCLLRNDYRQFRTDRISGIQIMEIGFSKKHPHLKQLLPEKKNEHKGTEAIIRVHNSFAGYMKWDRHYYGFISEKDLGEETEMVFSIRDIDNGFPRWLLMFGDRLTIIKPESLKNDVQDLLETQLERIKNSGQ, encoded by the coding sequence ATGTCATCAGATATTGTTAAAAGATTCGACCGTATTATGGCTATTTTCATTCATCTGCAATCCAGACGTACGGTACGTGCACAGGATCTTGCAGATCGTTTTGAGGTAAGCCTAAGAACAATTTACAGAGATATAAAAAGCCTTGAACAGGCAGGAATCCCTATTTACAGCGAAGCCGGAACCGGATATGAACTAATGGAAGGATACAAACTTCCTCCGGTGATGTTTTCTCAGGAGGAAGCACTAAGTTTTATTGCGGCGGAAAAATTAATGGACAGATTTATTGATGAGGGTTTAAAGCAAAACTTTCTTTCGGCAACCTATAAAATAAAATCTGTTCTAAGAATGTCTGAAAAGGATTTACTTTCTACTTTGGAGAATCAGATTATTATTCACAAACCCCAACATAGTACATCAGTACAAAAAGCTCCTGACCATACTATGGAAACGCTGTTTAATGCTATTGCACAGCAAAAACAGGTAAGAATAGATTACAAGGGTGTGCAGGATAGCAAATGCCAGGAAAGGATAATAGAACCTGTTGGATTATTTTATGAACAAGGACATTGGTATATACAGGCTTATTGTCTCCTCCGCAATGATTACAGACAGTTTCGTACTGATAGAATATCGGGAATTCAGATTATGGAAATAGGTTTTTCTAAAAAACACCCACATCTGAAACAACTTTTACCGGAGAAAAAAAATGAACATAAAGGTACCGAAGCCATTATAAGGGTACACAATTCTTTTGCCGGTTATATGAAATGGGATCGCCATTATTATGGCTTCATTTCCGAGAAAGATTTGGGAGAAGAGACCGAAATGGTATTCTCAATAAGGGATATAGATAATGGATTTCCTCGATGGTTACTCATGTTTGGGGACCGCCTTACCATTATAAAGCCTGAATCTCTAAAAAATGATGTGCAAGACTTACTGGAAACCCAATTAGAAAGAATAAAAAACTCCGGTCAATAG
- a CDS encoding M16 family metallopeptidase: MKKGILSFASLAFLGVLMNAQEIKFEEYDLPNGLHVILHQDNSAPVVTTGVMYHVGSKDEVKGRTGFAHFFEHLLFEGTPNIKRGDWFKIVSSNGGTNNANTTQDRTYYYETFPSNNEQLGLWMEAERMRSAIINQIGVDTQREVVKEEKRMRIDNAPYGGIIYRTSIYPHLFDKHPYGGSVIGSMEDLNSAKLDEFQAFYKKYYVPNNATLVVAGDIKPAQTKKWIQEYYGSIPKGTVTPKNFPKDEPIIKEKEVTTTDANIQLPAYVFAYRTLSNKERDAYVLNMLSAYLSGGKSSVLYKKLVDQEKKALEIASISDGLEDAGVFSFFAIPMGQTPKQVLQTEIDAEIKKLQTTLISQEDYQKLQNRFETQFVNQNSSIQGIAGSLATNHVLLGNTNLINKEIDIYRSITREDLQNAAKKYLNPNQRVIINYIPEKK; the protein is encoded by the coding sequence ATGAAAAAAGGAATATTATCATTTGCTTCATTAGCCTTCCTAGGAGTGCTGATGAATGCTCAGGAAATTAAATTTGAGGAGTATGATCTCCCAAATGGTTTGCACGTAATTTTGCATCAGGATAACTCAGCACCAGTTGTTACTACCGGAGTAATGTACCATGTTGGTTCTAAAGATGAAGTAAAAGGAAGAACGGGATTTGCTCACTTTTTTGAGCATCTTCTTTTTGAAGGAACTCCAAACATTAAAAGAGGAGATTGGTTCAAAATTGTATCCTCCAATGGTGGTACCAACAATGCCAATACTACACAGGACAGAACCTATTATTATGAGACATTTCCTTCTAATAATGAACAGTTAGGACTTTGGATGGAAGCGGAAAGAATGCGTAGTGCAATAATTAATCAGATTGGTGTAGACACGCAAAGAGAAGTTGTGAAAGAAGAGAAAAGAATGAGAATAGATAATGCTCCATATGGAGGTATTATTTATCGTACATCTATATATCCTCACCTTTTTGATAAACACCCATATGGAGGATCTGTTATTGGTTCTATGGAAGATTTAAATTCTGCTAAACTAGATGAATTTCAGGCATTCTATAAAAAATACTACGTCCCAAACAACGCTACTTTAGTTGTTGCCGGAGATATTAAACCGGCGCAGACTAAAAAATGGATACAGGAATATTATGGTAGCATTCCAAAAGGAACAGTTACCCCTAAGAACTTCCCGAAAGACGAGCCAATTATTAAAGAAAAAGAGGTTACAACAACTGACGCAAATATCCAACTTCCCGCATATGTTTTTGCTTACAGAACATTATCAAATAAAGAAAGGGATGCATATGTACTCAATATGCTTTCAGCTTATTTAAGCGGCGGTAAATCATCTGTTCTTTATAAAAAATTAGTAGATCAGGAAAAAAAAGCACTTGAAATTGCATCAATTTCAGACGGACTTGAAGATGCCGGAGTATTTTCTTTCTTTGCAATCCCAATGGGACAAACACCGAAACAAGTACTACAAACAGAAATAGATGCAGAAATTAAAAAATTGCAGACAACGTTAATTTCCCAGGAAGATTATCAAAAACTTCAGAATAGATTTGAAACCCAATTTGTAAATCAAAACTCAAGTATTCAGGGTATTGCAGGTTCTTTAGCTACAAACCATGTATTGTTAGGTAATACTAACCTCATTAACAAAGAAATAGATATTTACAGATCTATCACAAGAGAAGATCTGCAAAATGCTGCAAAAAAATATCTGAATCCTAACCAAAGAGTTATCATTAATTACATTCCTGAAAAAAAATAA
- a CDS encoding MFS transporter — protein sequence MKKGLLALAFGGLSIGMTEFTMMGILPDIAGDIGVNIPVAAHLIALYALGVFVGAPILVLFTSKYPPKKVLILLMLMFFVFNGLFAIAPNHWSMQLTRFMSGLPHGAFFGVGSVVAAKMAPKGKEAQYISIMFTGMTIANLLGVPLGTFLGHHYSWRITYGIICFLGLGTALSIFFWLPNIASSNSENIFSQLSYFKRPEAWLLIVLISVGTGGLFAWISYIAPLVTNVSGIAAGKVPFIMILVGLGMCFGNLLGGKLADSISPTKAAMICFSSMAVCLVVVYFTSPIEWTAYPMAFITGLISFTIGAPIQIMLIRTAEGAETLAAAAGQASFNMGNTLGAYLGGIPITLGFAYNTPVLVGSGMAIMGVMLTYAFYKTIVLKKYKHLTR from the coding sequence ATGAAAAAGGGATTATTGGCACTTGCTTTTGGTGGTTTATCCATCGGAATGACGGAATTTACAATGATGGGTATTTTACCGGATATTGCCGGAGATATAGGAGTGAATATACCTGTAGCGGCACATCTTATTGCATTATATGCATTGGGTGTTTTTGTTGGAGCACCTATTCTGGTTTTGTTCACTAGTAAATATCCGCCGAAAAAAGTACTTATTTTACTGATGTTGATGTTTTTTGTGTTCAATGGTCTTTTTGCGATTGCTCCAAATCACTGGAGTATGCAGCTTACCCGTTTTATGTCCGGATTACCACACGGAGCTTTCTTTGGTGTAGGGTCTGTGGTTGCTGCTAAAATGGCACCTAAAGGCAAAGAAGCCCAGTATATTTCCATTATGTTTACAGGGATGACAATAGCTAACCTGTTGGGAGTTCCGTTAGGAACATTCCTCGGGCATCATTATTCATGGAGAATTACATACGGAATTATCTGTTTCTTGGGGTTAGGAACGGCTTTATCAATTTTCTTTTGGCTGCCTAATATTGCTTCAAGTAATTCTGAGAATATTTTCTCACAGCTTTCTTATTTTAAAAGACCAGAAGCCTGGTTGCTAATTGTTTTAATTTCTGTAGGAACAGGCGGTCTCTTTGCATGGATTAGCTATATAGCACCATTAGTGACAAACGTTTCGGGAATAGCTGCAGGGAAAGTCCCTTTTATTATGATTTTGGTAGGACTGGGGATGTGTTTTGGTAATTTATTGGGTGGAAAGCTTGCAGATTCTATTTCACCAACCAAAGCAGCGATGATTTGTTTCTCTTCTATGGCTGTTTGTCTTGTAGTGGTATACTTTACCTCTCCAATAGAATGGACGGCTTATCCTATGGCCTTTATTACAGGATTAATATCGTTTACTATAGGAGCACCTATACAGATTATGTTAATACGTACTGCTGAAGGAGCAGAAACTCTAGCAGCAGCAGCGGGGCAGGCTAGTTTTAATATGGGAAATACTTTAGGAGCTTATTTGGGTGGAATTCCAATTACTCTGGGCTTTGCATATAATACTCCGGTGCTTGTAGGTTCAGGAATGGCTATAATGGGAGTAATGCTTACATATGCATTTTACAAAACAATTGTTCTGAAGAAATATAAGCATCTTACCCGTTAG
- a CDS encoding DinB family protein has protein sequence METTQISKQETFMGKEDLLNHWLGHRNLTRRVIEKFPEKELFEFSVEGMRPFSDMVKELLSIASPGLHGIVNRSEEAYNHDLNLNTKAELLAKWDEETPVIIDLYNKIPEKDFPKNHNLFGQYNFPIKDNILYFIDNEIHHRAQGYVYLRALGIEPPFFWER, from the coding sequence ATGGAAACTACACAAATTTCAAAACAAGAAACATTTATGGGTAAAGAAGATTTGCTTAACCACTGGTTAGGACACAGAAATCTTACAAGAAGAGTGATTGAAAAATTTCCGGAAAAAGAATTATTTGAATTCTCGGTAGAAGGTATGCGCCCTTTTTCGGATATGGTAAAAGAACTTCTTTCTATTGCAAGTCCCGGATTACATGGAATAGTTAATAGATCCGAAGAAGCATATAACCATGATTTGAATTTGAATACAAAAGCAGAGTTATTAGCAAAATGGGATGAAGAGACTCCGGTAATTATTGATCTATATAATAAAATTCCGGAAAAAGATTTTCCCAAAAATCATAATCTTTTCGGACAATATAATTTTCCGATAAAAGATAACATTTTGTATTTTATAGACAATGAAATTCATCACAGGGCTCAGGGATATGTTTATTTAAGAGCACTAGGAATTGAACCTCCTTTTTTCTGGGAAAGATAA
- a CDS encoding bestrophin family protein, protein MTIYNTKEWFKAVVFIHKTDTFRKLFPYIIFMGVISWGIAYWELESLKLSDKSWVKNITTVHSLLGFVLSLLLVFRTNSAYDRWWEARKQWGALTNTSRNLAIKLNAYLPKEDTKNRNFYRKAIALYPQALFSFLRSDYSTFMLDDIQHPELNFDSKHGPNQVASLIYNNVNQLYKDKIITDAQFININQDITDLTNICGACERIKNTPIPYSYSSFIKKFIVLYVITLPFGFVFSMGYFVTLVVPFIFYILASLELIAEAIEDPFGTDADDLPIEKMALNIKKHVGELI, encoded by the coding sequence ATGACTATTTATAATACAAAAGAATGGTTTAAGGCTGTAGTATTCATCCATAAAACCGATACCTTCAGAAAACTTTTTCCCTATATTATATTCATGGGGGTTATTTCGTGGGGAATTGCATATTGGGAACTTGAAAGTCTAAAGCTTTCTGATAAAAGCTGGGTAAAGAATATTACCACTGTCCACAGTCTTCTGGGGTTTGTTTTATCCCTGTTACTAGTATTCCGTACCAATTCGGCCTACGATCGTTGGTGGGAGGCACGAAAACAATGGGGAGCTTTAACCAATACTTCCAGAAACCTGGCTATAAAGCTTAATGCTTATTTACCAAAGGAAGACACAAAGAACAGAAATTTTTACAGAAAAGCTATTGCGCTTTACCCACAAGCTTTATTCTCTTTTTTACGTTCTGATTATTCTACCTTCATGCTGGACGATATACAACATCCGGAGCTTAACTTTGACTCCAAACATGGACCCAATCAGGTAGCCAGCCTCATATACAATAACGTTAATCAGCTATATAAAGACAAGATTATAACCGATGCTCAATTTATCAATATCAATCAGGATATCACAGATCTCACCAATATATGTGGTGCATGCGAACGTATAAAAAACACGCCCATCCCCTATTCTTATAGCTCTTTTATTAAAAAATTCATTGTTCTCTACGTTATTACACTTCCTTTCGGTTTTGTATTCTCTATGGGCTATTTTGTAACTTTAGTTGTTCCTTTTATTTTCTATATTCTGGCTTCTCTGGAACTTATTGCTGAAGCTATTGAAGATCCTTTTGGTACAGATGCAGATGATTTACCAATTGAAAAAATGGCCTTGAATATTAAAAAGCACGTTGGCGAACTGATTTAA